The Streptomyces achromogenes DNA segment ATGGCAGGTCCGCGCCCTCTTTCCGGCCCGCTGAACACGGGCGGGGCGGTCCCGGCGGTCGTACGCGCGGGGAACAGGCGGGGGTGACGTAAGTCATGTTCGCGCGCGTCCGCGCCGCGATCACTGGCTGAAGACGGAGCACGCCATGGGCCACGGTCACGCCATGGGCCACGGTCACGCCAACGCGCTGGTCGCGCACACCCTGGCGGAGGACGCCAGGGCGTGAGCCCGGCGGGCCCCGGCGCCGGCCGGGCCCGGCCGTGCCCTCAGCGTCCGCCCGTGCCGCTGCCCTTGGCGGGGGAGCGCCGGCGACCCTGTGCGGGCCGGCGGGGGCGGGAGGCCGACCCGCCGCGCTCGGAGGTGCCGCGCTGGGCACCGCCGCGCTCGGAGGTGCCGCGCTGGGCACCGCCGCGCTCGGAGCCGCCGCGTTCGGAACCGCCCCCACGGGCCGTGTTCTTGCGGGCGGGCCGGGCTTGCGCGGTGGGCGGCGGGGTGAGCACGACGGGCACGCCGGACGGCGTCTGCGCGCCGGTGATCCGGTTCAGCTCGGTGCCCCCGGAGCGGACCTGGGTGGTCTGCGGGGTGATGCCGGCGTCGGCCATCAGGCGGGTCATCTCACGGCGCTGGTGCGGCAGGACGAGGGTGACGACGGTGCCGGACTCGCCGGCGCGGGCGGTGCGGCCGCCGCGGTGCAGGTAGTCCTTGTGGTCGCCGGGCGGGTCGACGTTGACGACGAGGTCGAGGTTGTCGACGTGGATGCCGCGGGCGGCCACGTTGGTGGCGACCAGCACCCGGACGTGCCCGTCCTTGAACTGGGTCAGCGTGCGGGTGCGCTGCGACTGGGACTTGCCGCCGTGCAGGGACGCCGCCCGGACGCCGACCGCCAGCAGCTTCTTGGCGAGCCGGTCCGCCGCGTGCTTGGTGTCCAGGAACATGATCGTCCGGCCGTCGCGGGCGGCGATCTCGGTCGTCGTGGCGTGCTTGTCCTCGTCCTCGACGTGCAGCAGGTGGTGGTCCATCGTGGTCACCGCGCCCGCGGACGGGTCGACGGAGTGGACGACGGGGTCGTGCAGGTAGTTGCGCACCAGGCGGTCGACGTTGCGGTCCAGCGTCGCCGAGAACAGCAGCCGCTGCCCGTCGGGGCGCACCAGGTCGAGCAGTCGCGTCACCTGCGGCATGAAGCCCATGTCGGCCATCTGGTCGGCCTCGTCGAGGACGGTGACGGCGACCTGGTCGAGCCGGCAGTCACCGCGGTCGATGAGGTCCTTGAGGCGTCCGGGGGTGGCGACGACGACTTC contains these protein-coding regions:
- a CDS encoding DEAD/DEAH box helicase — encoded protein: MNRNSSVRSRTDRRQGAPSRTAKAGRSGRGSRPAASGGEFAVPVTVTPALPPVEAFAELDMPERLLAALDTEGVTTPFPIQGATLPNSLAGRDVLGRGRTGSGKTLAFGLALLARTAGQRAEPRQPLALVLVPTRELAQQVDDALTPYARALRLRIATVVGGLSIGRQANALRGGAEVVVATPGRLKDLIDRGDCRLDQVAVTVLDEADQMADMGFMPQVTRLLDLVRPDGQRLLFSATLDRNVDRLVRNYLHDPVVHSVDPSAGAVTTMDHHLLHVEDEDKHATTTEIAARDGRTIMFLDTKHAADRLAKKLLAVGVRAASLHGGKSQSQRTRTLTQFKDGHVRVLVATNVAARGIHVDNLDLVVNVDPPGDHKDYLHRGGRTARAGESGTVVTLVLPHQRREMTRLMADAGITPQTTQVRSGGTELNRITGAQTPSGVPVVLTPPPTAQARPARKNTARGGGSERGGSERGGAQRGTSERGGAQRGTSERGGSASRPRRPAQGRRRSPAKGSGTGGR